A genomic stretch from Engraulis encrasicolus isolate BLACKSEA-1 chromosome 12, IST_EnEncr_1.0, whole genome shotgun sequence includes:
- the LOC134460397 gene encoding cyclin-dependent kinase 5 activator 1-like, whose product MGTVLSISPTSRKAKGGILTDEKPDATGSGGGVGVGGGASSGGKSESSKGGLKRHSVLISALTWKRLVAASAKKKNAKKVNPNPNPPPQANTITNPAVDQLNSENLKKSLQQTERKATKQGPLAVPVPTVPDQHSRRGIVGPQNQQSGQNQQQNPKQLIAVQKQPSSRSLISPRRVIVQASTGELLRCLSEFMCRRCYKLKELSPNEIILWFRNVDRSLLIQGWQDQGFITPANLVFVYMLCREAVTEDISTEYELQATFLTCLYLAYSYMGNEISYPLKPFLVESNKEVFWERSLRVIDKMSAKMLQINSDPHFFTEVFQDLKNEGGPRDSNSNVKWTNNLDR is encoded by the coding sequence atggggacggtGCTGTCCATCTCCCCCACCTCCAGGAAGGCGAAGGGCGGGATACTGACTGATGAAAAGCCCGACGCcactggcagtggtggtggtgttggtgttggtgggggggcaTCCAGCGGTGGTAAATCGGAGTCGTCCAAGGGGGGCCTGAAACGCCATTCCGTCCTCATCTCGGCTCTGACGTGGAAGCGCCTGGTGGCCGCCTCGGCCAAGAAGAAGAATGCCAAGAAGGTGAACCCTAACCCGAACCCCCCTCCTCAGGCCAACACCATCACCAACCCCGCGGTGGACCAGCTCAACAGCGAAAACCTCAAGAAATCTCTGCAGCAGACGGAGCGCAAAGCCACCAAGCAAGGTCCCCTGGCAGTGCCTGTCCCCACCGTGCCAGACCAGCACAGTCGGCGAGGGATTGTCGGCCCACAGAACCAGCAGAGCGGCCAGAACCAGCAACAGAACCCCAAGCAGCTGATAGCGGTGCAGAAGCAGCCCAGCAGCCGGTCTCTGATCTCCCCCAGGCGGGTCATCGTTCAGGCGTCCACCGGTGAACTCCTACGGTGCCTCAGCGAGTTCATGTGCCGACGCTGTTACAAGCTCAAGGAGCTGAGCCCCAACGAGATCATCCTGTGGTTCCGAAACGTGGACCGCTCCCTGCTGATCCAAGGGTGGCAGGACCAAGGCTTCATCACTCCCGCCAACCTGGTGTTCGTCTACATGCTGTGTCGCGAGGCCGTCACGGAGGACATCTCCACCGAGTACGAACTGCAGGCCACGTTCCTCACGTGCCTCTACCTGGCCTACTCGTACATGGGGAACGAGATCTCCTATCCGTTAAAGCCCTTCCTCGTGGAGAGCAACAAGGAAGTGTTCTGGGAGAGGTCTCTACGGGTGATAGACAAGATGAGCGCCAAGATGCTGCAGATCAACTCTGACCCGCATTTCTTTACCGAGGTCTTTCAGGACCTCAAGAACGAGGGAGGCCCCAGGGACAGCAACAGCAACGTGAAGTGGACTAATAACTTAGACCGTTAA